The genomic segment gctgatttttacacaactttgaagcctaatttcatatatttggtgattttttttaatcgttcaaatttggcaggatggttaacaacacacttttctgtggtatgtcaaactcagaacacatatttattctgactttacacagactttaaccctcctgttgtgctcccgggtcaaattgacccatctgttttgactcttccttccttccttcattcctcctttccttactttccttcttccctcctttccttccttccttcctcccttcctcccttcttccttccttccttcctcctttccttccttccttcctcccttcttccttccttcctccctcctttccttccttccttcctccctcctttcttccttccttccttccctccttctttcctcctttccttacttcccttcttccctcctttccttccttccttcctcctttccttccttcccttcttccctcctttccttccttccttcctcctttccttccttcctccttccttcccttcttccctcctttccttcctcctttccttccttcccttcctcccttcttccttccttcctccctcctttccttccttccttcctcccttcttccttccttcctccctcctttccttccttccttcctccctcttttccttccttccttccttccttcccttcttccctcctttccttcctttcttcctcctttcttccttcctccatctccctttcttccttccctccttcctccctccctccctccctccctcctttccttccttcttcctcccttccttgactcgaacacaacaggagggttaagaagttTGACACGTTTCACAAATGTATACAGGTGCATCACTGAGAGCATCCTCTCTGCATTACTGTGTGGTACgtcagctgctctgctgctgattGTAAAGCCCTCCAGATTGGGGGTGAAGACCACAGCATGCATCTCCTCCCTGCAAAGCATCTACCACACACAATGCCTCAGGAAAGCACAGAGAAATGCAGTTCAAATTGTCGGTACCTAGTTGgaaaaatggttttatttgtgttgtctAGGGAAGATCATAAGTGCACATCTTTACATCAACATCTAGGACCTGATGATTAGTCAAAGGCACCTCAAATAACCTGAAGATCAAAATTCAGGTCCTGGCTGTGTTCGCTTGTCTCTTGCTTTGGGGTTGAGGTGTAGTTTTAGCAGCAGCCTCGCCTCCTGCTGTTGTCGACCTCTGAGTCCAGTTGAAGATTTACTGTGACTTGACGTCGGGTATGGAGTGGGTCCAGACATGACCGAACTGACATAATCTCCTGCACCAATCTCCTGAAACACAACAGATATAGCGACATTTGTTAATTGACATTGACtcctctggatggcattactgacaaaaactagaaagagagatcacaTTACTCCcattttggcttcactgcattggcttcccatAAAATCTAGACTTGAATTTTTAAATCCTTCTCCTCagcttcaaagctcttaatgatcaggctccatctccatcatatcttaaagaacttatagtaccttatgtacctaccagaacactgcgctcccagcatgcaggcctggaccagctcctagtttatgctgctataggcttagactgccggggggcttgcactcccatgatgcactgagctcctctctcctcctctttctctctctctatccatccatatatatatccattaacattcatgcactactaatgcattcaataacctaaacttcttccctggagttgCTCTTCATACCTAACACTCTCTCTTGGATGTCTGCCGTTGTGAAGGTTACTGGCTCTTGTTCTGGGAGATTGCCGTGGTCTTCTTTGAGATCCACTGGACACTAAACACTGCTGTATCCTTAAAAACTAATCTAAACCTGCTGTAAAGCTTTTTAAAGTCGAGGGGAGCTTCAGACTAGCTGATCAATACACAATGAGCGGTTTATTGGGCCCACAGAAAAACGAAATATAGTCTTATTATCTGTGGTTGGTCTCACACTACTTGTTCCAAACCTTTGGAGAACCTTGATATTGAGTTCAGGCAAGTTTCTGTCACCCAGTGAGGATGCCTGGCCTGGAGAAAGACGATGTATGAGCTGTTCCATTTCAACATGATCTACTATTATGGCCTTGTACCATATTAGCAGTAACTGTTTGCTGTCACCTTTGTTCAATTTATTGACATTATCAAAACCCTAAATTCCCTCTTTATACCGCATCATATGGAATCTGCACTTCTCCTACTTTTTggatcttttcttcttttcttttcttcacctcataGACTCTCCAATGTTCGTGTTCTCTTTGACGGACGTCTCCATCCAAGTAACAAAGCCATTGGCCTTACTGAACTTGTCAATCCTGTCTGCAGACACAGTCCGCTCAGGAAGGTCACACTGCAGAGGGCCATACAAACAGTGATATATGAAAGTAAGAGCAGATATTGGTATTAACTTAATAAGGCAACGCAGCtaacaaaataacattcaaatcaataaaaaagtaattGGAATGAAAAAAGTACCGACCATGCAGTCACACAAAGTTGAGTCCCTGTGTTGTTAATCAGTCATCACATGAACTAACAGCACACATAATATAAGACAAGACTTTCATGATGATTTTATTCATCAGTTAAACACACTGAGTCACCTTGTTGGCCAGCAGGATGCAGGGGATGGAGTCTCCGTTGGGCAGCATGGCATGGTTATCCAGGTCCTGTTTCCAGTTGAGACAGTGTTGGAAGCTGGATGAGTTGGTGACGTCAAACATCACCACACAGCCCAATGCACCTTTATAATAAACCCTCATCATGGATATACGCTCCTGGCCTGGAGAGAGCAAACAAAGGTCACTgtgtcatccatccatccagccattgTGAATTATTTTGTACCTGCTGTATCCCACAGTTGCAGTctgactttttctttctctgaccACTGCAGCACCTTCACAGAAAAATCCactggaaaaataaagaaagtgaagtgaagtgaaggaaGACGTGAGAAAAATTAAACACACATGATGATTTATCTTTATCTCTACAAACCACTGTGCAGTGATTTTGCAGCCACCTGCACTGTTTTAAGTCAAGGCTGATTTTGATCTCAGTGCCTACCAATAAGTATCTACAACCATGTGAGACTGTACCGAGGAACAGT from the Scomber japonicus isolate fScoJap1 chromosome 4, fScoJap1.pri, whole genome shotgun sequence genome contains:
- the LOC128357730 gene encoding ras-related protein Rab-7L1-like, whose protein sequence is MEEHLMKILMIGDSYVGKSAFVNRYVNGNFECPKCTIGVDFSVKVLQWSEKEKVRLQLWDTAGQERISMMRVYYKGALGCVVMFDVTNSSSFQHCLNWKQDLDNHAMLPNGDSIPCILLANKCDLPERTVSADRIDKFSKANGFVTWMETSVKENTNIGESMRRLVQEIMSVRSCLDPLHTRRQVTVNLQLDSEVDNSRRRGCC